ttggaggacaaaatgttcacttgctgcctaatatatcctacccactaacaggtgctgtgatgaagagataatcagtgttattcacttcaccggtcataatgttatgcctgatcagtatgACCTCCAAtgatataaaaagaaaatcACCGAAATAGTGTGAGATTGTGATCTCATGTTTATCGTTAATAGTTTGTAATATCATTAGTAGGAAACTATGGTTAAATGGGTAAaatcaataataaaatgaaataattttcttaTGCTATGGATCAAATTATTTAAGGAAAATAAAACCGCTGCTAAAGTGACCAGAAGTTAAACAACCAGAAGTGATACACATACACTAACGTATTGGGATTTTAATCGAaaacaattattacaaataaataaataaatgtctaataataaacataatagGGTGCTAATTCAAGGGAAATTAATTTAAATCTATAAACGTAACGATTTTaactaaattatatataaattacataATAAAAATATCCTTTTCCATGAATGGCCTCTTGACGTCTTCACACGTCCACGCGCGTGACGTCACAACCATTCACGGGCTCTGATTTGACGGGAATTACTCGACTTCCGTTTGTGGAGCAACACAAGAGACTTCCCTGCGGCAGCGGAGAGACACAATAACAAAGCCATGGGAGAAATGTCCGGTTTCGAGAACAGATTTCACTCGTACTCCACCACACAGCTACACGAACTGCTGGAGGACGATGACAAGCTCCGGAATATCGTCAGGGAGATGGACGAGGTGGGTGACCGCATACATGTCAGCCGCGAAACGCTCATTTTATCCAGAAAAATGCTCATAGTTTCTCCTGACAGTGAGTGTGGGTCAGTGACAGGTGCTCGAGCTTTGACTTCACTGCTGGCTGTGTAATAATTTGTTGTTTTCTTTAATGGAGACCTTTCACATTTGACGACATGAATATTGATTGATTTAAAAGTGTTGTTGACTGAAGGAGGGGCAAGATACACAGATGGAATAATAACAGTGTTATATTTCAGAATGTAGGCAATATGAACTACCCATATGAAATAAAGACAACAATATGATTCTTATAATGACTGGCATGTATTTATTGTGTACGAAGAGGCTGTCTGTCAACCAAACATGCAAATCTCTTCTTGGTTGATTATGTCGAGCCATTTCATTACCGTGTATAACAATGCTGTTATTACCCcagttaatataattattattaatgtttcaTGCAACATTTGTCCTTTGATTTCAACACCCCTCCccattttattatttacatcCATTTATATGGATTCTTAACTCATTTATATACagtaccggtcaaaagtttggaaacattgctatttttagtgtttttaaaataagcctcttctgctcatcaagcctgcatttatttgatcaaaaatacagtaaaaatattacaatttaaaataatgtttttctatttaaatatactttataatttaatgtatttctgtgatgcaaagctgaattttcagcatcattaccccagtctttagtgtcacatgatcaatcagaaatcattctatgatGATGATTTGTTATTAATGTTGGAAAACAGTTGTACTgctaatatacatttttttttaatatcccATGATACTCCGGTTcccttgatgaataaaaaaataaaaaaatagatattttccTTTCGACTGTTCCCTTTAGGGGTcaccacagcgaatcatctgcctccatctagtcctatcctcagtatcctcttctctcagaccgactaccttcatgtcctccttcactacatccataaacctcctctttggtcttcctcttgacctcctgcctggcagctctaaccttagcatccttttaccgatatattcactctccctcctctgaacatgtccaaaccatctcaacctggcctctctaactttgtctccaaaacatctcacacgTGCTGTCCCTCTggtgtactcattcctgatcctatccatcctcgtcactcccagaGAGAACCTCagcatcttcagctctgctacctctagctcttcctcctgtcttttcctcagtgcaactgtctccaaaccaaacaacatcgctggtctcactactgtcctgtacaccttttcTTTCATGCTTGCTGGCACTGTTTTATCACACAACATACCTGACACTTtcctccacccattccaacctgcctgcacacgcttcttcacctcttttcctcACTCCTTGTTGCTCTGGATTGTTGACCccaagtacttaaaatcctgcaccttctccATGTAACAGCACTATTCTACTTGGttcccttaaagctacactttaagctactgtgtaacttttttagtttattcttaactaaaaacacttagttctttcaaaaatatatgtgctcattaatgtatatttacttctttcaagtaataaagtattctcgtaagtttataatatgccattgaaaatacatacgggtgagggttcgaatgccggtcgccatgttgcccctccatcttaaaagagggacatacccgtaaattcaagcttcgcttttcgcgttttaacactcgatggcactcatgaacgaggtcgaactggaagccatgttaatcttggactaaatcggccaccgtaggagttaaaacgaaatcagaattgagaggaacagaaactaatattcactggattatcatataccttttcaccgctagatgggggacaATATcatacagtgtagctttaacaatataccattcaaaagtttaagttcattaatttagttttattttatttggaaacGATCTGGCAAGTTGATAAAAAGTGATAGTTAAGTTTCATATTGTTAGAGAAGATTTATATTTTGAAAACATGTTCTTTTTACCTTTTAATTCGTCATTTACGTCAACTACTAAATCAtcgtattagaatgatttctgaaggatcaagtgacactgaagactggagtaatgatgctgaaaatacagctttgattacaggaataaataatattttaaagtatattaaaatagaaaaccatgattttaaattgaaataatatttcaaaatattactgtgtttttgttcaaataaatacagGTTTGATGACCAGAAGACATGTAATGTGTCCAGACTTTTGacctttatatattttaaaattttaattcttgacattttttttattccaataTAAAACTATTTAATGTATATGTGCTGTATAAATACTCTTGCAAATATACACTATCATAAATTGTATGTTTTCCATGTagaatgcatgcaaaagtttcCATTTACATAACTGGTCTGGTAAGGATGCGTTGAAGGTGATGCAGGATTTTTTCTTGTAAAAGTTACTTGACGATTTCCATTTTAGTGTATTTTTGTTTCCATATGTCACAGTCGTTTCATCTAGGAGACCAGAGGTTTGGCTAATTTCTCGTTTCTGACTTTGTTGCCGTCACAGATACAGGAAATGCAGCAGAATAAAGAGCTGACGATCGCCAGTAATCGCAGCCTGGCCGAGCAGAATCTGAGCCTTCAGCCTGAACTGGACCATCAGAAGATCCAGCTGACCAAACGCTACTGCTGTTTACAAGATCTGCACGAGTCCTATCACATCCGCAGCTCCACGCTAGGTGACATATCAACTTCCCACACTGTTCAGACCCCTTCACCAACATATAAAACAATAGATAGCATTTGAAAATGAAGATTTTGTAAACAGTTATTTGGGTCCGGTCCCTTTAATAGAACACCTGATACAAATACTAATAGGACACCTGAAATCACCAAAACACCGGATACAGaaatgaagaaaagaaaaaaatgtgacGAGAAATATCCTGAAggattaattatttaaatatttcagtGTAGACGGGAACATAAAAGACCACATCTATCTAAACTTTTTGTCTTCCTCCTTTGgtgtaaaacaataaaacatccTGGTGAACCTGTTTGGCCACTTAATGCTTCCTTTTTATAGAAGGTCATTTCTGCTCTCTTGAGTTGCACTAGATACTGATCATGCCAGGTCAAGTTGACACACAAATGTCTCTCCTGAAGGGTTATATTTCATATTCTGCATTTATCTAGTTTTCTTCATACATCACTTTGTATGTCAGAGTAACAGTTTACCCGAGCAAACGTTTTGAAAGTAATCGTGTTCATCAGGGTCAATAGGATGCGGCCGAAAGACTAGAGTTACGTCAATACAAAGACTGCTTGAATCATTCTCATAAGAAACTCTATACTGATGTAAAGTTATCCACATTATAGAAAAGAAACTCACCCATATTGAAAGGATGCAGTGACATTCATTCttttaatgactttatgaatacattttacAACTTGATCTTCTATTTAAAGTGTCAACCTTAATTTTTCCTACTAATAATATGAGTCTGAGACCGCTGGATGCCACCTGGTGAATTTCAGAATATGTACGTTTGTAATCGTGTTTTAAATCGGATGTTTTTCAGGAAACCGTTCACTAGACACATTGTTGGCTCTTTTGCAAACTGAAGGAGCCAAGATAGAGGAAGAAACGGAGGTAAGGACATTTTTTCATAAATGCTTAAAGGGTGTTGGGTTTACAGTTACAGCTTAAACTGTTTATAACCCAAGACCAGTAGTTAAtaatgaagaccaagagtcaggagtgtaattaattaaagaaaaatgtactGAAGTATAGTTTACAATTTCATCAGCAGAAACCAGCGTTAAGTCTCTTAAGGAGTTGGTAGGTTGCGCTCCCTCTACCCGTCTATTGTACATACAATTTCtcatcagttatactgttttcaaggtctatccacgtcattactgcaggTTGAATGATTCAGATAggatgcacagtcatggtaaatttgcacacattgtcagttaattAGATTTACGTCTCcatagacgtgtcacttgttggcGCTTTCATCCTGGAATTAGGCCTGTAGTAACCTTCCaggtctggagcaggcgccagcttgcccagaacacaCGTCCACCCATTTTTTAGAATGtccattctcaacactgatctgtaacacagaatattgctCACATACaaagatacacagtctctccaagattggagctgattaagctccagttctaactagaATGttcaccaaaacatactgatgacgtgtagggccctataatttccgccatcacggaattggcatattaacgcaGAATCTAGCATTAACGCAGATTTTCccagaatttttttgtgtgggaggagaacgtatgtctgaggaaaatGTAGACCGAGGAAAGCAAATCTTggcgacacaacccctcccatcatttcagctcgtctttcaaaacaatgaaagtatgaCGAAGTTGGTCTCTACGACTCTGCTTTCGCCAGCGGAAAAGTTAAGAAACACGACGCTAACGCCGGTTTCACACAGCACGCGCAGGCATcgcagaagctttgcgtatggagagcgggagccgcgcacCCGTTGTGTTTTATAAAGGCAGCATTGGTCGCGCACATCTGAACTCGTGTATTGCAAATACagaaatattgtccattctgtcagattttccggtggtctgctcgacccctgtcattctcgtgctttgatttatgataGGCACATTAGGcggcatatctgctgcaaatgcgaccatGTTCCCCTCTGTTCCACACATGCATATAACACGCTgtatatgggtagtttacataATAAAAGTAACCTAATACAGGATTTATTTGAAGGCTGTTTTCCAGAATTCTTTCAAGGGATTATTTAAGAAATTATCCTATAATTTGGGGGGAttcataaaggccttctgaatcgTTGggttttttgtaagaaaaatagtcatatttaacacattataatgtaaaatatctagcttccagcaGATTGCCTTCAATATTAAACTTATGAAGAAAGTGTAACACCTCTTGCCGTTCAAAATGCTTGCGCTACGTCTTTTACACATGCGTACATTTTTTACACTTTTTCCATAAATTGAATGCTGAAGGCGGTCCGCCGGAAAcaagatattttaatttataatgtgttaaatatggatattgttcttacaaaaaatataaattcacttcaaaaggcctttattaacctcccggaACCATGTGGAGTATGTtaatgatggatgcactttttttgggcTTAATTTTGTTCTTCCATttactgctattataaagcttggaaaagccaggacattttttttttttaaatataacccTTGATTGTATTcttctgaaagaaaaatgtcatatacacctaggatgacttgagggggagtaaactATGGAGTATTTTTGTGTGACCTATCAACACTTTTTGCCGATTTTTAACTCTTATGAGATGTGTAATGTCCTAAGCTTCTCCCACATGTTTTGTAGAACATGGCTGATTCGTTCTTGGATGGGTCCTTGCCTCTGGACAGCTTCGTTGACGACTACCAGAGCAAGAGGAAGCTGGCTCATCTGAGGCGTGTGAAGATCGATAAGCTACAGGAGATGGTGCTGAAGGGTGTTCATCTTCCACAGGGTTCCTCTAATGGTCCTTCACAAGCTCAGGAGCCCCATAACTCCACCGCACCTTTCCAAAGGCTGGCTAATGGTTCTCCGGCTCATGTAAGACCATCAGCCACGTCAAACCCTTACGACTCTCAGAGCTTCGGTACTCCTCTGCCAAACATGGTGCCATCATATTCATGTCCATACCCTCAAAGACCCGGCGCTGGTCTTCCTCCGCAGGCAGGTTTTATAATGCAATGATGTGAATTAGAATGTGAAACGCCATTTTCGCCCTCCTTTTTCTTTAGATGCACTTTGATGAACAGGTGTGGGCTTCAGACCCATTTGCGGGTCCACACAGAATCTGTGCCCACAGAACTCCGCAGAAATCTGCATTCTCTGTCAGTTGTATGCATTAAATATTTAGGCAAATGTACTCTAATCTCAGCTCCATTTAACACATTTGACCCCATTTAAATCCAGTCCACAGATTTTGTGTGAACCTGCCTGTTGGTTAACAATATATTAAGGGGATAgttcactaaaaaaaaaaatctatcatttactcacaatcAAGTCCAAAcgaaaatcatacaggtttggacttgagggtaagtaaattataaaataagcaaatgacgttttttttaatgacccATCCCTATAATATCAGTTTATTTTGCAAGACAATAAATGCATTCAAGATGCATTCAGAATCAAATGTTTTCCTTAGTAACGTAATGTAAACCAATTACCAATGAGGGGTATTGCATTTCTCATGTAAATATCCCTATTTGACTGAAAATTATATTGAAATTATTTTGATTCTCAAAAACAGGCTGAAAAAAAGATTCTTATGCATATGTAAGACAATTTTACTGTGAGGAAACCTTCTTATCGTCACTAACGATGTTGGCATTTTGGACTCCTGGGTTAAAACTGACCAAAGATGCACTCCACCTGTTCCTTGAGCTCCGTTAAGTGGTTTGGAATATAGATTTGTTGGACTTAAcctttcatttttgttttcatttaaacattaaatgtttaaatacttCTGTGGCATTAACAGACCAGCCTGACTGTAGGTCTGCTATAGAAAGACTTTCTTGGTGTTAATCAGACTTAAGCAAACAGTTTAATTATCCTAAACTGAATCAAACTATCCTGAAACAGCTACCATATTAAATAGaagaatatattattaaattaattagaaAACTGTTTACAACATTTCCGATATGTAAAGTGATCTATTTTGGCACtgtatttctgatgaaatct
The window above is part of the Pseudorasbora parva isolate DD20220531a chromosome 23, ASM2467924v1, whole genome shotgun sequence genome. Proteins encoded here:
- the vps37bb gene encoding VPS37B subunit of ESCRT-I b; amino-acid sequence: MGEMSGFENRFHSYSTTQLHELLEDDDKLRNIVREMDEIQEMQQNKELTIASNRSLAEQNLSLQPELDHQKIQLTKRYCCLQDLHESYHIRSSTLGNRSLDTLLALLQTEGAKIEEETENMADSFLDGSLPLDSFVDDYQSKRKLAHLRRVKIDKLQEMVLKGVHLPQGSSNGPSQAQEPHNSTAPFQRLANGSPAHVRPSATSNPYDSQSFGTPLPNMVPSYSCPYPQRPGAGLPPQAGFIMQ